A part of Streptomyces sp. NBC_01497 genomic DNA contains:
- a CDS encoding sporulation protein — protein sequence MSRELRGPNEKLGTVLALAGISNAGLARRVNDLGSQRGLTLRYDKTSVARWVSKGMVPQGAAPHLIASAIGAKLGRPVPLHEIGLADADPAPEVGLAFPRDVGQAVRTATELYRLDLAGRRAGGGGIWQSLAGSFSVSAYATPASRWLITPADSSVARDTSVALAAHGARGGQPAARSGPPGPNGPAGPTTTGAGVAQQPSGAAPAEPEAQPGSGAEGANGADGIQPLRVGHSDVAKLREAAADARRWDSKYGGGDWRSSMVPECLRVDAAPLLLGAYSDEVGRGLFGATAELTRLAGWMAFDTGQQEAAQRYYIQALRLARAAADVPLGGYVLASMSLQATYRGFADEGVDLAQAAVERNRGLATARTMSFFRLVEARAHAKAGDATTAGAALKAAEGWLERSRSGDADPTWLAFYSYDRFAADAAECYRDLKLPRQVRRFTEQALSRPTEEFVRSHGLRLVVSAVAELESGNLDAACAAGTRAVEVAGRISSARTTEYVRDLLHRLEPYGDEPRVVELRERARPLLVAPA from the coding sequence ATGTCCAGGGAGCTACGCGGGCCGAACGAGAAGCTCGGTACGGTCCTCGCCCTCGCGGGAATCAGCAACGCCGGGCTCGCCCGGCGGGTCAACGACCTTGGGTCGCAACGAGGCCTGACGCTTCGCTACGACAAGACGTCCGTGGCCCGATGGGTGTCGAAGGGGATGGTCCCTCAGGGGGCCGCCCCTCACCTCATCGCGTCCGCGATCGGTGCGAAGCTCGGCCGGCCCGTCCCGCTGCACGAGATCGGCCTCGCGGACGCGGATCCCGCGCCCGAGGTCGGCCTCGCGTTCCCGCGCGACGTCGGTCAGGCCGTCCGTACCGCGACGGAGCTCTACCGCCTCGACCTCGCGGGCCGCAGGGCCGGTGGCGGGGGCATCTGGCAGTCGTTGGCCGGCTCGTTCTCCGTGAGCGCGTACGCGACGCCGGCGTCACGCTGGCTCATAACCCCGGCCGATTCGTCGGTCGCGCGGGACACCTCCGTCGCTCTCGCGGCGCACGGTGCGCGCGGCGGGCAGCCGGCGGCCCGGAGCGGTCCCCCGGGGCCGAACGGACCCGCGGGACCCACGACGACGGGTGCGGGCGTCGCGCAGCAGCCGTCCGGCGCGGCACCTGCCGAGCCGGAGGCGCAGCCGGGGTCCGGCGCCGAGGGCGCTAACGGCGCCGACGGCATCCAGCCGCTCCGGGTCGGCCACAGCGATGTCGCGAAGCTCCGGGAGGCGGCGGCGGACGCACGGCGCTGGGACTCCAAGTACGGGGGCGGCGACTGGCGTTCGTCCATGGTGCCCGAGTGCCTTCGGGTCGACGCGGCACCGCTTTTGCTCGGCGCGTACAGCGACGAGGTCGGGCGGGGCCTGTTCGGCGCCACGGCCGAACTCACCCGGCTCGCCGGCTGGATGGCCTTCGACACCGGCCAGCAGGAAGCGGCGCAGCGGTACTACATCCAGGCGCTGCGGCTCGCCCGCGCCGCGGCGGACGTCCCCCTCGGCGGTTACGTCCTCGCGTCGATGTCGCTCCAGGCCACCTACCGCGGCTTCGCCGACGAGGGCGTCGACCTCGCGCAGGCCGCCGTCGAGCGCAACCGCGGTCTGGCGACGGCGCGCACGATGAGTTTCTTCCGCCTCGTGGAGGCGCGCGCGCACGCAAAGGCGGGCGACGCGACGACCGCGGGCGCCGCCCTGAAGGCCGCCGAGGGCTGGCTGGAACGCTCGCGCTCGGGCGACGCCGACCCGACGTGGCTGGCCTTCTACTCCTACGACCGGTTCGCCGCGGACGCGGCGGAGTGCTACCGGGACCTGAAACTGCCCCGCCAGGTACGGCGGTTCACCGAACAGGCGCTGTCCCGGCCGACGGAGGAGTTCGTCCGTTCGCACGGCCTGCGGCTGGTGGTGAGTGCCGTCGCCGAGCTGGAGTCCGGGAACCTGGACGCGGCGTGCGCGGCGGGCACCCGTGCGGTCGAGGTCGCGGGCCGCATCTCCTCGGCGCGCACCACGGAGTACGTCCGGGACCTGCTGCACCGCCTCGAACCGTACGGTGACGAGCCGCGCGTCGTCGAGCTGCGGGAGCGGGCGAGGCCGCTGCTGGTGGCACCGGCGTAA
- the lhgO gene encoding L-2-hydroxyglutarate oxidase, with product MAARAGFDCDVLVIGGGIVGLSTAYALTRAAPGVRVTVAEKEAAPALHQTGRNSGVIHSGIYYAPGSLKARYALSGSAEMVRFCAEHGIAHGVTGKLIVAKHQSELPRLHALAARGRAHGIPVRELGPAQIREHEPEARGVAAVHVATTGVCDFGAVAGQLARSAEAAGAAVRYGAGVVAVDRRSWGVAVRTALGEVIRARALVNCAGLQCDRVARLTGDDPGMRIVPFRGEYYELTRPDLVRGLVYPVPDPAFPFLGVHLTRGVDGGVHVGPNAVPALAREGYGWGVVRPGEVASTLAWPGAWRMASRHWRYGAGEMYRSVAKRAFAKEVRRLLPAVRDDDLRATAAGVRAQAVLRDGSLADDFLIRRGRRAVHVLNAPSPAATASLPIGRAVARWALEALD from the coding sequence ATGGCCGCGCGAGCGGGGTTCGACTGCGACGTACTGGTGATCGGCGGCGGAATCGTCGGGCTGTCGACGGCGTACGCGTTGACGCGTGCCGCGCCGGGCGTCCGCGTGACGGTCGCCGAGAAGGAGGCGGCGCCCGCCCTCCACCAGACGGGGCGCAACAGCGGGGTCATCCACAGCGGGATCTACTACGCGCCCGGTTCGCTGAAGGCCCGGTACGCGCTGAGCGGCTCGGCGGAGATGGTCAGGTTCTGCGCGGAGCACGGGATCGCCCACGGGGTGACGGGCAAGCTGATCGTCGCCAAGCACCAGAGCGAACTGCCCCGCCTGCACGCGCTCGCCGCGCGCGGCCGGGCCCACGGCATTCCCGTGCGGGAGCTGGGTCCGGCACAGATCAGGGAGCACGAGCCGGAGGCCCGTGGGGTCGCCGCCGTGCACGTCGCGACGACGGGCGTCTGCGACTTCGGGGCGGTCGCCGGGCAGCTCGCGCGCTCGGCGGAGGCCGCGGGCGCGGCCGTGCGCTACGGCGCCGGGGTGGTGGCCGTCGACCGGCGCTCGTGGGGCGTGGCCGTGCGTACCGCCCTGGGGGAGGTCATCAGGGCCCGCGCGCTGGTCAACTGCGCGGGGCTGCAGTGCGACCGGGTGGCGCGGCTCACGGGCGACGACCCGGGGATGCGGATCGTGCCCTTCCGCGGCGAGTACTACGAACTCACCCGGCCCGATCTCGTGCGGGGCCTGGTCTACCCGGTGCCCGACCCGGCGTTCCCGTTCCTCGGCGTGCACCTGACCCGGGGGGTGGACGGCGGCGTGCACGTCGGGCCGAACGCGGTCCCGGCGCTGGCCCGCGAGGGCTACGGATGGGGCGTCGTGCGCCCGGGCGAGGTGGCGTCGACCCTGGCCTGGCCCGGCGCGTGGCGGATGGCGTCGCGGCACTGGCGGTACGGGGCGGGTGAGATGTACCGGTCGGTCGCGAAGAGGGCGTTCGCGAAGGAGGTGCGGCGGCTGCTCCCCGCCGTGCGCGACGACGACCTGCGGGCGACGGCGGCCGGCGTACGGGCCCAGGCGGTGCTGCGCGACGGATCGCTGGCGGACGACTTCCTGATACGCCGCGGCCGGCGGGCGGTCCACGTACTGAACGCGCCCTCCCCGGCGGCGACGGCGTCGCTGCCGATCGGCCGCGCGGTCGCGCGGTGGGCCCTGGAGGCGCTGGACTGA
- the trmB gene encoding tRNA (guanosine(46)-N7)-methyltransferase TrmB, with protein sequence MSQSQSPSRMFPDGGPAADPAGDRFERRIRSFQPRRSRVTTGQADAIRRLWPAWGFDVDGQRVLDLDALFGGGPVVLEIGFGMGETTARMAAAAPDTGILAVDVHTPGQGNLLALAEREGLANVRVANGDAFILLREMLPATSLSGVRVYFPDPWPKKRHHKRRLIQPEFLDLAATRMAPGAVLHCATDWEPYAEQMLDVLSAHRAFENTAPGGGFAERPAFRPLTRFEGQGLDKGHVVRDLMFRRTADPRP encoded by the coding sequence ATGTCCCAGTCCCAGAGTCCCAGCCGCATGTTTCCCGACGGCGGCCCCGCAGCCGATCCCGCAGGGGACCGCTTCGAGCGGCGCATCCGGAGTTTCCAGCCCCGCCGCAGCCGGGTGACCACCGGCCAGGCCGACGCCATCCGGCGGCTCTGGCCCGCGTGGGGGTTCGACGTGGACGGGCAGCGCGTGCTCGACCTCGACGCCCTGTTCGGTGGGGGGCCCGTCGTCCTGGAGATCGGGTTCGGCATGGGCGAGACCACCGCCCGGATGGCCGCCGCCGCGCCGGACACCGGCATCCTCGCCGTCGACGTCCACACGCCCGGACAGGGCAATCTCCTCGCGCTCGCCGAGCGGGAGGGGCTCGCCAACGTGCGCGTCGCCAACGGGGACGCCTTCATCCTGCTCCGCGAGATGCTGCCGGCCACCTCGCTCAGCGGTGTCCGCGTCTACTTCCCGGACCCCTGGCCGAAGAAGCGCCACCACAAGCGGCGGCTCATCCAGCCCGAGTTCCTCGACCTCGCGGCCACCCGAATGGCCCCGGGCGCCGTCCTGCACTGCGCGACGGACTGGGAGCCGTACGCGGAACAGATGCTGGACGTGCTGAGCGCGCACCGCGCCTTCGAGAACACGGCCCCGGGCGGCGGGTTCGCGGAGCGGCCCGCCTTCCGGCCGCTCACGCGCTTCGAGGGCCAGGGCCTCGACAAGGGGCACGTGGTGCGCGACCTCATGTTCCGCCGGACGGCGGATCCCCGGCCGTAG
- a CDS encoding PrsW family intramembrane metalloprotease codes for MSESTPQFLPSPPVARFGGRPLRRRGRELWRRRGVRGGALVVALTVCGAVILALVRDQTGTEGFLVGLALAVLPVPALMAVFRWLDRVDPGPWRNLFFAFAWGSCAAALVAIIANSFATEWLATATADPSGAQSLGATAIAPVIEESAKGTAVLLLFLFRRRHFTGVVDGVVFAGFTATGFAFTENILYLGNAFGEDRTLGGGAGLASFTVATFFVRIVLSPFAHPLFTVLTGIGFGLSTVARGRHGRLLRVALPLAGLFGAMGMHALWNSSSGVFPPFGFYLVYGLFMVPVFGLVTWVTIWARQRDLRTVSAVLPAYVAAGWFGPAAPYALSSMRARTAARDFAGRTYGATAARAVAEHGRHATALAMLRHQAEQGVSVPDFAARERELLHRIWERREPAGAALLHAARATGRVPVPPPYLDHWAPNPYREL; via the coding sequence GTGAGCGAATCGACCCCGCAGTTCCTTCCGTCGCCGCCCGTGGCGCGCTTCGGCGGCCGGCCGCTGCGACGTCGTGGCCGCGAGCTCTGGCGGCGGCGCGGTGTGCGGGGCGGGGCGCTGGTCGTGGCGCTCACGGTCTGCGGGGCCGTCATCCTCGCCCTGGTGCGCGACCAGACCGGCACGGAGGGCTTCCTCGTGGGCCTCGCCCTCGCGGTACTGCCGGTACCCGCGCTGATGGCCGTCTTCCGCTGGCTCGACCGCGTCGATCCGGGCCCGTGGCGCAATCTGTTCTTCGCGTTCGCCTGGGGTTCCTGTGCCGCTGCCCTGGTGGCGATCATCGCGAACTCGTTCGCGACCGAGTGGCTCGCGACCGCCACCGCCGACCCGTCCGGCGCCCAGTCCCTCGGAGCCACGGCCATAGCGCCGGTCATCGAGGAGAGCGCCAAGGGCACTGCGGTACTGCTGCTGTTCCTCTTCCGCAGACGCCATTTCACCGGCGTGGTGGACGGCGTCGTGTTCGCCGGCTTCACCGCCACCGGTTTCGCCTTCACCGAGAACATCCTCTACCTCGGCAACGCCTTCGGTGAGGACAGGACCCTCGGCGGCGGCGCGGGGCTGGCCTCGTTCACCGTGGCCACGTTCTTCGTACGGATAGTGCTCTCGCCGTTCGCCCACCCGCTGTTCACCGTGCTCACCGGTATCGGCTTCGGCCTGAGCACCGTCGCGCGGGGACGACACGGGAGGCTGCTGCGGGTGGCACTGCCGCTGGCCGGCCTGTTCGGCGCCATGGGCATGCACGCCCTGTGGAACAGCTCGTCGGGCGTCTTCCCGCCGTTCGGTTTCTACCTCGTCTACGGGCTGTTCATGGTGCCCGTGTTCGGCCTGGTGACGTGGGTGACGATCTGGGCGCGCCAGCGTGATCTGCGTACGGTCTCGGCGGTGCTGCCCGCGTACGTGGCGGCCGGCTGGTTCGGCCCGGCCGCTCCGTACGCGCTGTCGTCGATGCGGGCGCGGACCGCGGCCCGGGACTTCGCGGGACGTACGTACGGTGCGACGGCGGCGCGGGCCGTCGCGGAGCACGGGCGGCACGCGACGGCGCTCGCGATGCTGCGCCACCAGGCGGAACAGGGCGTGTCCGTACCGGACTTCGCGGCGCGCGAGCGGGAGCTGCTGCACCGGATATGGGAACGCCGGGAGCCCGCCGGGGCCGCGCTGCTGCACGCCGCGCGGGCCACCGGCCGGGTCCCGGTGCCTCCGCCGTACCTGGACCACTGGGCGCCCAACCCCTACCGCGAGCTCTGA